A single region of the Hylaeus volcanicus isolate JK05 chromosome 5, UHH_iyHylVolc1.0_haploid, whole genome shotgun sequence genome encodes:
- the LOC128877076 gene encoding protein mothers against dpp: protein MDDEEGSSSSGPMSSLNSLFSFTSPAVKKLLGWKQGDEEEKWAEKAVDSLVKKLKKRKGAIEELEHALSCPGTPSKCVTIPRSLDGRLQVSHRKGLPHVIYCRVWRWPDLQSHHELKPLELCQYPFSAKQKEVCINPYHYKRVESPVLPPVLVPRHSEYAPGHSLLPFQQIAEPTMPHNVSYSSSGFNAGSTGGVNPTSPMSSVGSVPSPGSTTSPNPQSPYGTNGLPETPPPAYSPPEDGSQPGQSPPPDPVAMDTSGTSEVAPVCYQEPPYWASIAYYELNCRVGEVFHCHSHSVIVDGFTNPSNNSDRFCLGQLSNVNRNSTIENTRRHIGKGVHLYYVGGEVYAECLSDSAIFVQSRNCNHHHGFHPSTVCKIPPGCSLKIFNNQEFAQLLSQSVNHGFEAVYELTKMCTIRMSFVKGWGAEYHRQDVTSTPCWIEAHLHGPLQWLDKVLTQMGSPHNAISSVS, encoded by the exons ATGGATGATGAAGAAGGATCGTCAAGCTCTGGACCTATGTCTTCGTTGAAcagtttattttcgtttactaGTCCCGCTGTAAAAAAGTTGCTCGGTTGGAAACAGGGCGACGAAGAGGAAAAATGGGCGGAAAAGGCAGTGGATTCGTTagtaaaaaagttaaaaaaacgaaaaggtGCAATAGAAGAATTAGAACATGCTTTAAGTTGTCCAGGCACACCTAGCAAATGTGTAACGATTCCAAGAAGTTTAGATGGTAGACTGCAAGTTTCACATCGTAAGGGTTTACcacatgtaatttattgtcgAGTATGGAGATGGCCAGATTTGCAGTCACACCACGAATTGAAACCATTGGAGTTGTGTCAGTACCCTTTCTCtgcaaaacaaaaagaagtttGCATTAATCCGTACCATTATAAAAGAGTGGAGAGTCCAGTACTACCACCAGTTTTGGTTCCTAGGCATTCAGAATATGCTCCAGGACATTCGTTGTTACCATTTCAACAAATAGCGGAACCAACAATGCCGCATAACGTATCTTATTCTTCCAGTGGATTCAATGCTGGATCCACTGGTGGTGTAAATCCAACTTCGCCTATGTCTTCTGTTGGATCTGTTCCAAGTCCAGGAAGTACAACATCGCCAAATCCGCAAAGTCCTTATGGTACTAATGGATTGCCGGAAACTCCACCTCCGGCGTATTCTCCACCCGAAGATGGTTCGCAACCTGGACAGTCGCCACCACCTGATCCAGTAGCAATGGATACAAGCGGAACATCCGAAGTAGCTCCAGTGTGTTACCAAGAACCGCCTTATTGGGCTTCTATCGCGTATTACGAATTAAATTGTAGAGTGGGTGAAGTTTTTCATTGCCATTCTCACTCTGTTATCGTAGATGGTTTCACAAATCCAAGCAACAACTCTGACCGTTTTTGTCTTGGACAGTTGTCTAATGTTAATCGAAATTCTACTATTGAAAACACAAGAAGGCATATAGGCAAAGGAGTACATCTGTATTATGTAGGCGGCGAAGTGTACGCGGAATGCCTCTCCGATTCTGCTATATTTGTGCAATCTAGAAATTGTAATCATCATCATGGGTTTCATCCTAGTACAGTTTGTAAGATTCCACCGGGATGTTCATTGAAGATATTTAATAACCAAGAATTTGCCCAACTACTGTCGCAAAGCGTGAATCACGGTTTTGAAGCTGTCTATGAATTAACGAAAATGTGTACTATAAg AATGTCCTTTGTTAAAGGATGGGGTGCGGAGTATCATCGTCAAGACGTTACGTCGACTCCGTGCTGGATCGAGGCACACTTACACGGACCCTTACAGTGGTTGGATAAAGTGTTGACGCAAATGGGTTCTCCTCATAATGCTATAAGTTCTGTGTCATAA